A portion of the Micromonospora tarapacensis genome contains these proteins:
- the ald gene encoding alanine dehydrogenase gives MKVGIPREVKNHEYRVAITPAGVNEFSRAGHQVFVEAGAGIGSSITDEEFTAAGAKILESADEVWDAAELVLKVKEPVAEEHHRMREGQVLFTYLHLAASRDCTQALLDHGVTGIAYETVELPDRSLPLLAPMSEVAGRLAPQVGAFHLMRTGGGRGVLPGGVSGVYAAKTVVIGAGVSGMNAAAIALGLQSEVLLLDKNVGRLRQADAIYRGHLQTVASNAYEIERAVLDADLVIGAVLVPGAKAPKLISNELVSRMKSGSVLVDIAIDQGGCFEDSRPTTHADPVYRVHESIFYCVANMPGAVPNTSTYALTNVTLPYALELANHGWREAARRDPALALGLNTHSGQVVYGPVADAHGLPTLPLAEVLA, from the coding sequence GTGAAGGTCGGCATCCCACGCGAGGTAAAGAACCACGAGTACCGGGTGGCGATCACGCCCGCGGGCGTCAACGAGTTCAGCCGCGCCGGCCACCAGGTCTTCGTCGAGGCCGGCGCCGGGATCGGGTCGAGCATCACCGACGAGGAGTTCACCGCGGCCGGCGCCAAGATCCTGGAGTCCGCCGACGAGGTGTGGGACGCCGCGGAACTGGTCCTCAAGGTCAAGGAACCGGTCGCCGAGGAGCACCACCGGATGCGCGAGGGGCAGGTCCTCTTCACCTACCTGCACCTGGCCGCGTCCCGGGACTGCACCCAGGCGCTGCTCGACCACGGGGTCACCGGCATCGCCTACGAGACCGTCGAGCTGCCGGACCGGTCGTTGCCGCTGCTCGCGCCGATGTCCGAGGTGGCCGGACGGCTCGCCCCGCAGGTCGGTGCCTTCCACCTGATGCGCACCGGTGGCGGCCGGGGGGTGCTGCCCGGTGGCGTCTCCGGCGTGTACGCGGCCAAGACCGTGGTCATCGGCGCCGGCGTCTCCGGCATGAACGCCGCCGCGATCGCCCTGGGCCTGCAGTCCGAGGTGCTGCTGCTGGACAAGAACGTCGGCCGGTTGCGGCAGGCCGACGCCATCTACCGGGGCCACCTGCAGACGGTGGCCTCCAATGCGTACGAGATCGAACGGGCCGTGCTGGATGCGGACCTGGTCATCGGCGCGGTGCTGGTGCCGGGCGCGAAGGCGCCGAAGCTGATCTCCAACGAGCTGGTCTCCCGGATGAAGTCCGGCAGCGTGCTTGTCGACATCGCCATCGACCAGGGCGGCTGCTTCGAGGACTCGCGGCCCACCACGCACGCCGATCCCGTCTACCGGGTGCACGAGTCGATCTTCTACTGCGTCGCGAACATGCCCGGCGCGGTGCCGAACACCAGCACCTACGCGCTGACGAACGTCACCCTCCCGTACGCGCTGGAGCTGGCCAACCACGGCTGGCGCGAGGCCGCGCGCCGCGACCCGGCGCTGGCGCTGGGCCTGAACACCCACTCCGGGCAGGTCGTCTACGGCCCGGTCGCCGACGCGCACGGCCTGCCCACCCTGCCGCTGGCCGAGGTGCTGGCCTGA
- a CDS encoding TM2 domain-containing protein, whose amino-acid sequence MTTPPIQPGHPQGVSDKSKVVAGVLGILLGFFGAGRFYIGDTKTGVLQLVVSVCTFGVGSLWGLVDGILILVNGGVDAQGRPLRD is encoded by the coding sequence ATGACCACTCCTCCCATCCAGCCCGGGCATCCCCAGGGCGTTTCTGACAAGAGCAAGGTCGTCGCAGGCGTCCTCGGCATCCTGCTCGGCTTCTTCGGCGCCGGCCGGTTCTACATCGGTGACACCAAGACCGGCGTCCTACAGCTCGTCGTGAGTGTCTGCACCTTCGGCGTCGGCAGCCTCTGGGGCCTCGTCGACGGCATCCTGATCCTGGTCAACGGTGGCGTCGACGCGCAGGGTCGACCGTTGCGCGACTGA
- a CDS encoding CTP synthase, which yields MAPSARTTRHIFVTGGVASSLGKGLTASSLGNLLTARGLRVAMQKLDPYLNVDPGTMNPFQHGEVFVTEDGAETDLDVGHYERFLDRALSGKANVTTGQIYSDVIAKERRGEYLGDTVQVIPHITNEIKSRIMAMADPDDDARIPDVVITEVGGTVGDIESLPFLEAIRQVRHDLGRDNCFYLHVSLVPYLAPSGELKTKPTQHSVAQLRSIGIQPDAIVCRSDRDIPDKLKHKLSLYCDVDAEAVIAAPDAPSIYDIPKVLHREGLDAYVVRRLGLSFRDVDWDGWDDLLERVHQPRHTITVALVGKYVDLPDAYLSVSEAIRAAGFGHRARVQLRWVPSDDCVTPTGAAAALAGVDGIVIPGGFGVRGIEGKIGTARYARENGIPLLGLCLGLQCMTIEVARHLASLDGANSLEFDAEAVHPVIATMADQEDIVAGRGDLGGTMRLGAYPAALAEGSLVAQAYGSTQVSERHRHRYEVNNAYRDQLTKAGLHISGTSPDGRLVEFVELDRDLHPFFVATQAHPELKSRPTRPHPLFAAFVQAAVRYSQADQLPVELDGSSTTAERASRNGIATKATSAS from the coding sequence TTGGCCCCATCAGCACGGACGACCAGGCACATTTTCGTCACCGGGGGCGTCGCCTCCTCGCTGGGTAAGGGGTTGACCGCCTCCAGCCTCGGCAATCTGCTGACCGCCCGCGGGCTTCGCGTGGCGATGCAGAAGCTCGACCCGTACCTCAACGTCGACCCCGGCACGATGAACCCGTTCCAGCACGGCGAGGTCTTCGTCACCGAGGACGGCGCCGAGACGGATCTCGACGTCGGCCACTACGAGCGATTCCTGGACCGGGCGCTCTCCGGCAAGGCGAACGTCACCACCGGCCAGATCTACTCCGACGTGATCGCCAAGGAGCGGCGCGGTGAGTATCTGGGCGACACCGTCCAGGTGATCCCGCACATCACCAACGAGATCAAGTCGCGGATCATGGCGATGGCCGACCCGGACGACGACGCCCGCATCCCGGACGTGGTGATCACCGAGGTCGGCGGCACGGTCGGTGACATCGAGTCGCTGCCGTTCCTGGAGGCGATCCGCCAGGTCCGCCACGACCTGGGCCGGGACAACTGCTTCTACCTGCACGTCTCGCTGGTGCCCTATCTGGCCCCCTCCGGCGAGCTGAAGACCAAGCCGACCCAGCACTCGGTGGCGCAGCTGCGCAGCATAGGTATCCAGCCCGACGCGATCGTCTGCCGCTCCGACCGGGACATCCCGGACAAGCTCAAGCACAAGCTGTCCCTCTACTGCGACGTCGACGCCGAGGCGGTCATCGCCGCGCCGGACGCGCCCAGCATCTACGACATCCCCAAGGTGCTGCACCGGGAGGGACTCGACGCGTACGTGGTGCGTCGGCTCGGGCTCTCGTTCCGCGACGTGGACTGGGACGGCTGGGACGACCTGCTGGAGCGGGTGCACCAGCCCCGGCACACCATCACCGTCGCCCTCGTCGGCAAGTACGTCGACCTGCCCGACGCGTACCTGTCGGTCAGCGAGGCGATCCGGGCGGCCGGTTTCGGCCACCGGGCCCGGGTGCAGCTGCGCTGGGTGCCCAGCGACGACTGCGTCACCCCGACGGGAGCGGCGGCGGCCCTGGCGGGTGTCGACGGCATCGTCATCCCCGGCGGGTTCGGTGTCCGCGGCATCGAGGGCAAGATCGGCACCGCCCGGTACGCGCGGGAGAACGGCATCCCGCTGCTCGGCCTCTGCCTCGGCCTGCAGTGCATGACCATCGAGGTGGCCCGGCACCTGGCCAGCCTGGACGGCGCCAACTCGCTGGAGTTCGACGCCGAGGCGGTGCACCCGGTCATCGCCACCATGGCCGACCAGGAGGACATCGTGGCCGGCCGGGGCGACCTCGGCGGCACGATGCGGCTCGGCGCGTACCCGGCGGCCCTCGCCGAGGGCTCGCTCGTCGCGCAGGCCTACGGCAGCACGCAGGTCAGCGAGCGGCACCGGCACCGCTACGAGGTGAACAACGCCTACCGTGACCAGCTCACCAAGGCGGGGCTGCACATCTCGGGCACCTCGCCGGACGGCCGGCTGGTCGAGTTCGTCGAGCTGGACCGGGACCTGCACCCGTTCTTCGTGGCCACCCAGGCGCACCCGGAACTCAAGAGCCGTCCGACCCGGCCGCACCCGCTGTTCGCCGCCTTCGTCCAGGCCGCGGTGAGGTACTCGCAGGCCGACCAGCTTCCGGTCGAACTGGACGGCAGCAGCACCACCGCCGAGCGGGCGAGCCGCAACGGGATCGCCACGAAGGCGACCTCGGCGTCGTGA
- a CDS encoding glycosyltransferase family 4 protein, which translates to MSARSGPAAADHRRGTVVLLLASSTGGVGQHVRALARGLTAAGEPVLVCGPAATQDQFDFAATGARFRPVEIPASPTPADVRAVAALRRVLAAERAAVVHAHGLRAGLVAVLARPAAPVVVTWHNAVLAGGLRGGLSRLAERIVARGARVTLGASADLVERAGALGAADVRLAPVAAPELPAPRRRRAAVRAEFAVAADQPLILSVGRLHPQKRYDVLVDAAARWRERVPPPVVVIAGSGPAYLPLAARVSAARAPVTLLGHRTDVADLLTGADLAVVTSDWEARQLFAQEALRAGVPLVATAVGGLPELVGDGAVLVSPGDVDAVDTAVRVLLDDPAGRVELGRRGAARAATWPTEAETVGQLVALYAELAPGHAGPATPGADAPSTGRR; encoded by the coding sequence GTGAGCGCGAGGAGTGGACCGGCGGCCGCTGACCACCGGCGCGGCACGGTGGTGCTGCTGCTCGCCTCGAGCACCGGCGGCGTGGGGCAGCATGTCCGAGCGCTGGCCCGAGGGCTGACCGCCGCGGGCGAGCCGGTGCTGGTCTGCGGGCCGGCCGCGACCCAGGACCAGTTCGACTTCGCCGCCACCGGCGCGCGGTTCCGGCCGGTGGAGATCCCGGCCAGCCCCACCCCGGCCGACGTCCGCGCGGTCGCCGCGCTACGCCGGGTGCTCGCCGCGGAGCGGGCCGCCGTGGTGCATGCGCACGGGCTGCGCGCCGGGCTGGTCGCGGTGCTCGCCCGGCCGGCCGCCCCGGTCGTGGTCACCTGGCACAACGCGGTGCTCGCCGGCGGGTTGCGCGGCGGGCTGTCCCGGCTGGCCGAGCGGATCGTGGCCCGGGGTGCCCGGGTGACCCTGGGCGCCTCCGCCGATCTGGTCGAGCGCGCCGGCGCGCTGGGCGCGGCGGACGTCCGGCTGGCCCCGGTCGCCGCTCCGGAACTGCCCGCGCCGCGTCGGCGTCGCGCCGCCGTACGGGCGGAGTTCGCCGTCGCCGCCGACCAGCCGCTGATCCTGTCGGTGGGCCGTTTGCATCCGCAGAAGCGGTACGACGTGCTGGTGGACGCCGCCGCCCGGTGGCGGGAGCGCGTCCCGCCGCCGGTCGTGGTGATCGCCGGCAGTGGTCCCGCCTATCTGCCGCTGGCCGCCCGGGTCAGTGCCGCCCGGGCACCGGTCACCCTGCTGGGGCACCGTACCGATGTGGCCGACCTGCTCACCGGCGCGGACCTGGCCGTGGTGACCAGCGACTGGGAGGCCCGGCAGCTGTTCGCGCAGGAGGCGTTGCGCGCCGGCGTACCGCTGGTCGCGACCGCGGTGGGTGGCCTGCCGGAGCTGGTCGGTGACGGCGCGGTGCTGGTGTCGCCGGGCGATGTCGACGCGGTCGACACCGCGGTGCGCGTGCTGCTCGACGACCCGGCCGGCCGGGTCGAGCTGGGCCGGCGGGGCGCGGCGCGGGCGGCGACCTGGCCGACCGAGGCGGAGACGGTCGGCCAGCTGGTCGCCCTCTACGCCGAGCTGGCGCCCGGCCACGCCGGGCCGGCCACGCCGGGCGCCGACGCACCGTCGACGGGACGCCGGTGA
- a CDS encoding copper transporter, whose translation MINFRYHVVSLTAVFLALAIGLVVGTAALNGPVADSLKENVNALRKDNQQMRQAVQNMERELELEEDFAAEMAQVMLPGTLSGKRVLVLSLPTGRDHTEGVLKMLQLAGADITGRIDLQDKFINPENNNNLLELAVTAARPTNAPTAGLPGNGHGVETSSALLAAVLLDQPAGSAPVTEADRRAVLAAYGNANYLTTSDRVTAPAEAVVVVSGQPYVDKDSAKKDESVVKIAEQFDRTGAIVVAGNGSAGGNLVAFVRGDAVLTQTISTVDNANTVQGQLVTTLALVQQLNERKAGQYGVGDNAASLVPRLPQ comes from the coding sequence GTGATCAACTTCCGGTACCACGTGGTGTCCCTGACCGCGGTCTTCCTCGCCCTGGCGATCGGCCTGGTCGTCGGCACAGCGGCCCTCAACGGTCCGGTCGCGGACTCGCTCAAGGAGAACGTCAACGCGCTGCGTAAGGACAACCAGCAGATGCGCCAGGCGGTCCAGAACATGGAGCGGGAGCTGGAGCTGGAGGAGGACTTCGCGGCCGAGATGGCACAGGTCATGCTGCCGGGCACGCTGAGCGGCAAGCGGGTGCTGGTGCTCAGCCTGCCCACCGGCCGCGACCACACCGAAGGTGTGCTCAAGATGCTTCAGCTGGCGGGCGCCGACATCACCGGGCGGATCGACCTGCAGGACAAGTTCATCAACCCGGAGAACAACAACAACCTCCTGGAGCTGGCGGTCACCGCCGCCCGACCGACCAACGCGCCGACCGCCGGCCTGCCCGGCAACGGCCACGGTGTCGAGACCTCGAGTGCCCTGCTGGCCGCCGTGCTGCTGGATCAGCCCGCCGGCTCGGCGCCGGTCACCGAGGCCGACCGGCGGGCAGTGCTGGCCGCGTACGGCAACGCCAACTACCTGACCACCTCCGACCGGGTCACGGCACCCGCGGAGGCGGTCGTGGTGGTCAGCGGGCAGCCGTACGTGGACAAGGACTCCGCCAAGAAGGACGAGTCGGTCGTGAAGATCGCCGAGCAGTTCGACCGGACCGGGGCGATCGTGGTGGCCGGCAACGGCTCCGCCGGCGGCAACCTGGTGGCCTTCGTCAGGGGCGACGCCGTGCTCACCCAGACCATCTCGACCGTCGACAACGCCAACACGGTGCAGGGTCAACTGGTCACCACGCTGGCACTGGTGCAGCAGCTCAACGAGCGCAAGGCCGGCCAGTACGGTGTCGGCGACAACGCCGCTTCCCTGGTGCCTAGACTGCCCCAGTGA